The following coding sequences lie in one Funiculus sociatus GB2-C1 genomic window:
- a CDS encoding M20/M25/M40 family metallo-hydrolase, which yields MDLKEQLHTHLKQIVRDRDPYLASSGHFYVQQYIREHLAQWGTVETHEFQIRGKTHQNLILNLPASAKNQKPPILIGAHYDAVPGTPGADDNATGVAALLELARIFAAEPTKYPMQFVAFDMEEYGLLGSQQYAADLKKQGQPIRLMLSLEMLGYCDSTPGSQRYPAGLERFYPNRGNFIALIGNLTAIPDLIRLSSNIRKVGTPAEWLPVPNRGLIVRQTRLSDHAPFWDNGYRAMMVTDTAFMRNPHYHQTSDRIDTLDLDFLTGVCRGLSEGIRRL from the coding sequence TTGGATTTAAAAGAGCAGCTACATACACATCTTAAGCAGATAGTCCGCGATCGCGATCCTTATCTGGCAAGTTCTGGACATTTTTATGTCCAGCAATACATCCGCGAACATTTGGCACAGTGGGGAACAGTAGAAACCCATGAATTCCAGATAAGGGGTAAAACCCATCAAAATTTAATCCTGAACTTACCAGCTAGTGCCAAGAATCAAAAACCACCGATTTTAATCGGCGCTCATTATGATGCTGTACCCGGAACTCCTGGTGCAGATGATAATGCTACTGGTGTCGCCGCACTGTTGGAGTTGGCGAGAATTTTCGCAGCAGAACCAACGAAATATCCAATGCAATTTGTGGCGTTTGATATGGAAGAATATGGCTTATTGGGTAGTCAGCAATATGCAGCTGATTTGAAAAAACAAGGGCAACCAATACGCTTGATGCTGTCTTTAGAAATGTTGGGATATTGCGATTCTACCCCTGGTTCGCAACGCTATCCGGCTGGTTTAGAACGCTTTTACCCAAATCGGGGTAATTTTATTGCTTTAATTGGCAATTTAACGGCAATTCCTGACTTGATTCGCCTTAGCAGTAATATTCGTAAAGTTGGAACGCCAGCGGAGTGGTTACCTGTCCCTAATAGAGGTTTAATTGTACGTCAGACGCGACTAAGTGACCATGCTCCTTTTTGGGACAATGGTTATCGGGCGATGATGGTGACGGATACGGCTTTTATGCGAAATCCGCACTACCATCAGACAAGCGATCGCATCGACACCCTCGATTTAGACTTCCTCACCGGAGTTTGTCGCGGTTTAAGCGAGGGTATTCGCCGTCTGTAA
- a CDS encoding DUF952 domain-containing protein, with translation MNIILHITKREQWKEAQSTKIYCGDTLDSEGFIHCSTPQQVIKVANNFFRYQTGLVILCIESEKVEPEIRYEGLDAGEQFPHIYGALNISAVVQVLDFEPGEDGLFTLPAEIA, from the coding sequence ATGAATATCATATTGCATATCACGAAGCGCGAACAATGGAAAGAAGCACAGTCAACAAAAATATATTGCGGCGATACTCTAGACTCTGAGGGTTTTATTCATTGCTCAACACCGCAGCAAGTCATTAAAGTAGCTAATAACTTTTTTCGCTACCAGACTGGTTTAGTTATCCTGTGTATTGAATCTGAAAAAGTAGAGCCAGAAATCCGATATGAAGGATTAGATGCAGGAGAGCAGTTTCCTCACATTTACGGTGCTTTGAATATCAGTGCTGTGGTGCAAGTGCTGGACTTTGAGCCTGGTGAAGATGGCTTGTTTACATTGCCAGCCGAAATTGCGTAG
- a CDS encoding PhzF family phenazine biosynthesis isomerase — MDNLTFYIVDVFALEKYTGNQLAVFTNIGELSDGEMQRIAKEMNYSETTFVISPDIREGGYDVRIFTPEQELPFAGHPTLGTAYILQQKIINKPVESLNLNLKVGQIPVTLHYAEQAVEWLWMQQKAPVFNQNLEIDTLAKVLNLDSSEIDNRFPIQEVSTGVPFIIVPLKTHSSLKRIKINKDKYFELVDTTQAKSILVFCPETYHAENDLSVRVFADYLGVPEDPATGSANGCLAGYLAQHSYFGEKPINIRVEQGYEIGRPSLLLLKAEKNADSIDVFVGGKVIMVAKGEFV, encoded by the coding sequence ATGGACAACCTCACCTTCTACATTGTGGATGTATTTGCTCTAGAAAAATACACCGGAAACCAGTTAGCAGTTTTTACCAATATCGGTGAACTTTCTGATGGTGAAATGCAACGAATCGCTAAAGAAATGAATTATTCAGAAACCACCTTTGTGATATCTCCAGATATTCGCGAAGGTGGTTATGACGTGCGAATCTTTACGCCAGAGCAAGAACTACCTTTCGCAGGTCATCCTACACTAGGTACTGCCTACATCTTGCAGCAGAAAATTATTAATAAACCAGTTGAATCCCTGAATCTAAACTTAAAAGTTGGACAAATTCCTGTAACCCTGCATTACGCTGAGCAAGCAGTTGAATGGTTATGGATGCAGCAAAAAGCGCCTGTTTTTAACCAAAACTTGGAAATAGATACACTTGCCAAAGTTTTAAATCTAGATTCAAGCGAGATAGATAACCGATTTCCAATTCAAGAAGTTTCCACTGGAGTTCCGTTTATCATCGTTCCATTGAAAACTCACTCCTCCCTAAAGCGGATCAAAATCAACAAAGATAAATACTTTGAGCTTGTAGATACCACTCAGGCAAAATCCATACTGGTTTTTTGTCCGGAAACCTACCATGCAGAAAATGACCTAAGCGTGCGCGTATTCGCCGATTATCTTGGGGTTCCAGAAGATCCAGCCACGGGAAGTGCGAATGGTTGTTTGGCTGGATATTTAGCGCAGCATTCCTATTTTGGAGAAAAACCGATTAATATCCGAGTGGAACAGGGATATGAAATTGGCAGACCTTCCTTGCTGTTGTTAAAAGCTGAAAAGAATGCTGATTCAATTGACGTATTTGTAGGGGGAAAGGTGATTATGGTAGCAAAAGGAGAATTTGTTTAA
- a CDS encoding septal ring lytic transglycosylase RlpA family protein — protein sequence MTSWFSYFLSSNQALLRVPDYLSAALPSKVLSAVGNPLETYNPVVFPAQFNLGGLHSQKFSAVLPSLGLQAGSGIGEPLPNKDKVKSAVQSIRWMDALDNDLCVPASEQSNESAPFTPTIISKSASWIEVPGSRVSKISFPQRIMQVVQNLLNWPARFEPNEKAKPAPVAVVRTRYKSEAGENLNSSKLSQRRGFWLSLAKGKKNSSGKKATEHEQFQVWVKGNLIAEIPDKVEAEAFAKRVAKLLQNPNLDGSQVQPMLLYGMPGGRLGNNQLFVIDEAIASNLDRNGELLAIEWVNNLRVALGAAPLTLVKAQAQLHGLVSTDDKFEGFASWYGDYFHGRLTANGEKYNQYALTAAHPSLPFNTFLKVTNTKNGDATIVRINDRGPYIAPRTLDLSRTAARCIKSEKAGVVPYEAVVMKQL from the coding sequence GTGACATCCTGGTTCAGTTATTTTTTATCGTCTAACCAGGCGTTGTTGAGGGTACCAGATTATTTGTCGGCTGCTCTTCCGTCCAAGGTTTTGTCGGCTGTGGGTAATCCCCTGGAAACTTATAATCCCGTAGTTTTTCCGGCACAATTCAACTTAGGGGGCTTGCATTCTCAGAAATTTAGTGCGGTTTTACCTAGCTTGGGTTTGCAGGCTGGATCGGGAATAGGAGAGCCTCTACCAAACAAAGACAAAGTAAAATCGGCTGTTCAATCTATCCGCTGGATGGATGCGTTAGACAATGATCTCTGTGTTCCAGCGTCAGAGCAAAGCAATGAATCTGCGCCCTTTACACCAACAATTATTTCCAAATCTGCCTCATGGATTGAAGTACCAGGCAGTAGAGTATCAAAGATTAGTTTCCCTCAAAGAATAATGCAGGTTGTGCAGAATTTGTTAAACTGGCCTGCTCGTTTTGAGCCTAATGAAAAAGCAAAGCCTGCGCCTGTTGCTGTGGTTCGGACTCGCTACAAAAGTGAAGCAGGGGAGAATTTAAACAGCTCTAAACTCAGTCAGCGGCGAGGATTTTGGCTGTCATTGGCGAAGGGAAAAAAGAATTCTTCTGGCAAAAAAGCCACAGAACACGAGCAGTTTCAAGTCTGGGTGAAGGGAAATTTGATTGCCGAAATTCCCGACAAAGTTGAAGCTGAAGCTTTTGCCAAGCGTGTAGCGAAACTTTTGCAAAACCCCAATTTGGATGGTTCACAAGTGCAACCAATGCTATTGTATGGGATGCCTGGGGGGAGGTTAGGCAATAACCAGTTGTTTGTCATTGATGAAGCGATCGCATCCAATCTCGATCGCAATGGAGAACTATTGGCAATCGAATGGGTAAATAATCTCCGCGTCGCTTTGGGCGCTGCACCTTTAACCTTGGTAAAAGCACAGGCGCAACTGCACGGATTAGTCTCCACAGATGACAAATTTGAAGGTTTTGCCTCCTGGTATGGAGACTATTTTCACGGGCGCTTAACAGCAAACGGCGAGAAGTATAATCAGTACGCACTAACGGCAGCGCATCCCTCTCTACCGTTTAATACCTTTCTCAAGGTGACAAATACGAAAAATGGGGATGCTACCATCGTCCGAATCAACGATCGCGGCCCCTACATTGCCCCCAGGACGCTTGATTTATCGCGGACTGCGGCACGCTGTATTAAAAGTGAAAAAGCTGGTGTCGTGCCGTATGAAGCGGTCGTTATGAAGCAGCTGTAG
- the trpE gene encoding anthranilate synthase component I, with protein MIFPDFTQFSDLAKEGNFVPVYQEWVADLETPVSAWYKVCAGQPYSFLLESVEGGENIGRYSFLGCDPLWVLEARGEKTRQIHRDGNAIAFEGDPFKALAYCLKPFHPVKLPQLPPGIGGLFGFWGYELINWIEPRVPIYPATEEDLPDGLWMQVDNLIIFDQVKRKIWAIAYADLRDPDVDLATAYKLAGDRVKQLVSKLQLPLSGKDTVLEWTPPTGEGSEYTSNTSREQYCANVQKAKDYIRAGDIFQVVLSQRLSAEYSGDPFALYRSLRLINPSPYMAYFNFGDWQIIGSSPEVMVKADLSPEGKAIATVRPIAGTRPRGKTPKEDDSLAENLLQDPKEIAEHVMLVDLGRNDMGRVCTSGTVRVDQLMVIERYSHVMHIVSNVVGLLAPDKTAWDLLKACFPAGTVSGAPKIRAMEIIKELEPCRRGPYSGAYGWYDFEGQLNTAIAIRTMVVRPQDGGKHTVSVQAGAGLVADSDPEKEYEETLNKARGLLEAIRCLAISQ; from the coding sequence ATGATTTTTCCTGACTTTACTCAATTTTCCGATTTAGCTAAAGAAGGCAACTTTGTACCTGTCTACCAGGAATGGGTAGCGGATTTAGAAACCCCTGTGTCTGCTTGGTACAAAGTCTGCGCGGGACAGCCTTATAGCTTTTTGCTGGAATCAGTGGAAGGTGGGGAGAATATCGGACGCTACAGTTTTTTGGGATGCGATCCGTTGTGGGTGTTGGAGGCGAGGGGAGAGAAGACTAGGCAAATTCATCGGGACGGGAATGCGATCGCATTTGAAGGCGACCCGTTTAAGGCATTGGCATATTGTCTAAAACCCTTTCACCCAGTAAAGCTGCCTCAATTACCGCCAGGAATTGGGGGATTGTTTGGCTTCTGGGGATATGAATTAATTAACTGGATTGAACCTCGCGTACCGATTTATCCAGCTACTGAAGAGGATTTGCCGGATGGGTTGTGGATGCAGGTGGACAACCTGATTATTTTCGATCAGGTGAAGCGGAAAATTTGGGCGATCGCTTATGCAGATTTGCGCGATCCTGATGTGGATTTGGCTACTGCGTATAAGTTAGCTGGTGATCGCGTTAAGCAACTGGTAAGCAAACTCCAGCTACCCTTATCCGGAAAAGACACAGTTTTAGAATGGACTCCGCCAACCGGAGAGGGGAGTGAATATACCAGCAATACTTCCCGCGAACAATACTGCGCCAACGTCCAAAAGGCAAAAGATTATATTCGCGCTGGGGATATTTTCCAAGTTGTACTTTCCCAGCGACTCTCGGCTGAGTATAGCGGCGACCCCTTTGCTTTGTATCGTTCCCTGCGCTTAATTAACCCTTCGCCTTACATGGCTTATTTCAACTTTGGCGACTGGCAAATTATTGGTTCTTCTCCAGAGGTGATGGTGAAAGCGGATCTTTCTCCAGAAGGGAAAGCGATCGCTACCGTCAGACCAATTGCTGGAACGCGCCCGCGAGGGAAAACGCCGAAGGAGGATGACAGCCTTGCGGAAAACTTACTTCAAGACCCCAAGGAAATTGCCGAACACGTCATGCTAGTTGACTTGGGACGCAATGACATGGGGCGCGTTTGCACCAGCGGTACCGTGAGAGTCGATCAACTGATGGTAATTGAGCGTTACTCTCATGTGATGCACATTGTCAGCAACGTTGTGGGACTCCTGGCCCCCGATAAAACCGCTTGGGATTTACTTAAAGCTTGCTTCCCCGCTGGGACAGTCAGCGGTGCGCCCAAGATTCGGGCGATGGAGATTATTAAGGAATTAGAACCTTGTCGTCGCGGGCCATATTCTGGGGCTTATGGCTGGTATGACTTTGAGGGACAATTGAATACTGCGATCGCTATCCGCACGATGGTTGTCCGCCCCCAAGACGGCGGTAAACATACCGTTTCAGTTCAGGCTGGTGCTGGTTTGGTTGCGGATTCTGACCCGGAAAAAGAATATGAAGAAACTCTCAATAAAGCCAGAGGGCTTTTAGAGGCGATTCGCTGTTTAGCTATTAGCCAGTAG